The sequence AGTTCTTTTGATGGGTGACCAAGCTAATCCGGCTGATGGTTCACAAAATGGCTACTATGTGGGTGTAAATTTTAATGGTACAAGCGACGATATAACCCTTCATAAAATTACAAGTGGAGCAGTAACCGATCTTATTACAGCAGAAGTGAACGTTAATACTAGTGATCTTATGGGTGTTAAAGTTGTCCGCCAGCCATCTGGGTCATGGGAACTATTTGTTGACAATGATGAGGATGGAGTATTTAATAACTTTACTTCTTACGGTTCAATAACTGACAACACTCATACTACTTTCTCATATATATCCTTCTACTTTGACTATAATACCACCGGTGATGCTGACCTACAGTTTGATGATTTAATTGTTTTTGAAGAAGAGAATACTCTAAAGGCAGAACCGACGAATCATGCGACTAGTTTTAGTGCAACCTCAACAAGTGTAGAGAAAGTTGATCTATCTTGGACAGATGCAAGCAGTGTTACGCTCCCGGATAGCTATTTAATCTTAGCGAATGATGATAATTCTTTTTCAGTTCCTTCCGATGGTACTGCACAATCTGATGATACTGATCTGTCTGATGGTTCAGCTGTATTAAATATCTCTCAAGGCACTCAATCTGCTTCTTTTTCAGGACTAAATCCAAATACCCAGTACTATTTTGAAATCTACTCATACACAAATTCCGGATCTAATATTAATTACAAAACAGATGGAACAGTACCTTCGGATAATGCAACTACATTAGAGGCACCTGATTTAGTTTTAAATGAAATTTTTGCTGACCCAGCTACTGATATAACTGGAGACGCGAATGGCGATGGTACAAGAGATTCTGCTGATGATGAATTTATAGAATTTGTGAATACAGGGAGCAGTGATTTAACTATAACTGGTTGGACGGTCGAAGTTGGCGGGAGTACAGAGCATACGTTTACTGACCCAACAGTCCTTAGCCCAATGCAAGGTATTGTGATATTTGGAGGCGGTACTCCGACTGGTGATTTTGGTAATTCAGAAGTACAAACTGCTTCAAGTGGAAGCGTAGGTTTAAGCAATAGTGGAGAAACTATTGAAGTGAAAGATGGAAGTAGTAATACACTAATATATTATGAATACGGAGGTGCTTCTGATCAGTCGGAAACCAGAAGCCCAGATTTGACAGGTGACTTTGCTGATCATTCATCAGCAGATACTGATGACGCTTCTTTATTCTCTCCAGGTACCCGTATTGACGGTTCAACTTTTCAACCCACCGTTGAAATATCTGGAAATGCAGGTTGGAGAATGCTTTCTTTGCCTGTTGAAGATGGAACTGTGGAAGACATTTCTGATGACACGGCTGTGCAAGGAGTTACGGGTGGAGATAATGCCGGTGAAACTTCAAATTTTTACATTAATACAGCATCAGACGGTTCCGCCCAGAATGGATATATGGTACCTACAAATGTAACTACCCCTTGGGGAGACGGTCGTGGGTTTATTCTATATTTCTACGACAACACTACGGCAGGGAGTTCTGAATTACCAATTACATTAGAGGCGTTTGGGACAGAACCTTCGGGTGATGTAAGTGTGACTGTGTCAAATAGCTGGGCTTTACTTGGTAATCCTTTTAACAGCAATTTTGAGCTAGATGAGCTAACAGGAAATGATTCCGGACAGGGTGTTAACAATGGTCTCAAAAGTCCAGTAAGTGTTTGGGATGATGGAGCTGGTACCGATGAAAGCGGATCATGGATTACTGCAAATTTTGGTTCTGGCAATAATGAAATACTAAGTACCTGGCAGGGATTCTTTATCGAACGTAATAGTAGTTCAACAACAGAGATCACCTTCCCTGAAGCCGGTAAAACAAGCACTACTTCTACCGTTGCTTCATTTTCTAAGGAGAACTCAGATCAATTTCGGGAAGTTGAATTATTACTGGAAGCACCTGGTAATCTATCTGATAGATCTAACAAACTGTATTTTACAAATAAGGCTGTGGAAGGAAGAGATGCGTTTGATGGAGGAAAGCTTACTCCTCTGAACGGCTCACCTTATCTATCATTTGTAAACAACTTTGGAAGCGGTGATGAGCTTTATGTACAGGATTCTCGTCCTGTTCAACCGGAGAGAGATCAGGTATACGAGTTAGCACTGGCTGATGCCGGACTTAGCGGAACCTACACACTCAGCTGGCCTGAAATGAAGAATATCCCTTCTGACTGGACATTCACCCTTACTGATTTTGAGACGGGTGAAACAGTAAATATGATTCCAGGAGAATCGTATGAATTTACCGTTGAAGCTAAACAGAAAGCACCGCATGCCAGTGTGCTAAATCTGACCGCAGTTGAAGCTGCTCCTGAAGAAGTAAGTGCGAGATTTGGTATCAGGATGTCTAGCAGCGTAACGACCAGTAATGAACGAGGAACAACACCCGAACAGTTTTCACTAGAGCAAAACTACCCGAACCCTTTTAACCCAGCCACAAATATTCAGTACAGTATTGCTGAGACAGGCTTTGTTAAGCTTACCGTTTATAATGTAATGGGTCAACGGGTGGCTACGATAGTTAATGAGACGAAATCAGCCGGCACCTACCGTGCAAGCTGGGATGCTTCGAATATGGCAAGTGGAATTTATCATTATCGTTTGCAGGCAGGCAACCAGGTATTCACCAAACAAATGACATTAATTAAATAATTATTTATGAACTCTGAATAGTTCATGTAAATTACTTTCGACTATTCAGGATCATCCATACAAAATCAAGATTATGAGAACTCTGATATATATTTCTTTGACCCTCGCTTTCTTATTAGCATTAGCTTCAATTGTTGTAGCCCAGCCCGGTTTGCCTTCTGCACCTTCTCAGGCTCCGATTGATGGCGGACTGAGTTTACTGGCCGCTGCAGGTGGCGGGTATGCAATTAAGAAGCTTAGAGATCGAAAAAAAGCACAAGATGCTGAAATTGATGATCACAAAATGTAAGCTTATTAAATAGATATTTATATTTTAAATGGTGCCTTAATCTCGGGCGCCATTTTTTTTATCTGAATGAATTAAGAAAAATCTTTGATCAGCAAAATCAATTTTACGGTAGTTAGTTTAGCTTCTTTTGTGTTGTTGCATTCCACCTTATTCGCACAAAATGAAGACGTCAGCTTTCGGGAAATTTCGCTACGGCTGGATGCTTCAAATGGAGCTACTGATTACAGTAATAAATTATATTTCTACGAAAACGGAAGCGAAGGTGAGGACGCTTATGATGGTTCAAAGCTAGCATCAATATCGCCGGGCAATCCATATATGTATTTTGTTCAGGATTTTGGAGAAGGTGAAATTGAATTAGTACAGGATGCGAGGGGCTTGTATCCTGATACCATTCAGACTTATAGTCTTGAAGTTGAAGATTCAGAATTTTCAGGGACTTTCACAATCAGCTGGCTGAATTTTAAAAACATTCCTGATTTGTGGGAATTATGGCTGGTTGATACTGATCTTGACTCTACCATTAATATGAGCGACGAATCGGAATACTCCTTTACCACAAGCAGAAGCTTCCAGGTTTTGATTGAGCCGGTTACTTCTCAGGTTGTAATTACAGGAGATGCGGGGTGGAGGGTGCTTTCCTTTCCGGTGACAGGAGCCTCGGTAACACAACTTACGGACGACACGGCCATTCAGGGAATTAGTGGTGGCGAAAATGAATCCGCTGATCCTAACTTCTACCTCAATCTTGCCTCTGATGGTACAGCTGGAAATGGATATTCAGCGCCGACAGATATTTACACCTCTTGGGGTGATGGATATGGTTTTCTTACCTATTTCTTTGACAACAAACTAGCAGGGAGCTCTGATCTTCCAGTTACAATTAATGCAATGGGCAAAGAACCTGAAGGGGATGTTACGCTAAGTATTTCGAATACATTCACTCTGGTAGGTAATCCTTTTTTAAACAATCTGGAACTGGATGAAATATCAGGAAATGGAAGTGGAGGTACCAAAGGTGGTCTACAAAGCCCAGTCTATTATTATGATTCTGGTGGGCTAGGCACAGCTAATTTTGGAACAAACACCATAATTAGTACTTGGTCTGGTTTTTTTCTTGAACGTGCAGGTTCATCAACAACTAAATTGACGATCCCAAGTTCTGCTAAAACAGATACTGCTGCAACAGCTGGTTCTTTTTCGAAGCAACAAAGTCCTTCATTTAGGGAAATCGAACTGCACCTTGAAGGTCCGAATTCCTTAACGGATAAGTCATCTAAACTATTTTTTCATTCTGCCGCATCAGAATCAACCGATCCTTTTGATGGCAGCAAGTTATATCCAATCGATGGACGTCCATTTCTGGCTTTTTCTGATACAGGAGATAATTCAACAAGATTATTGGTACAGGATGCAAGAGCATTAAATCCCGAAAGAGAACAAGTATATAATCTTCTGGTTTATGACAATGGAAAGAGCGGAGTTTATACATTGAGCTGGCCGGTTTTTAGAAACATTCCCGAACATTGGGAACTGATGCTATTGGATTTAGAAACCGGTGTTTCCTTATCGATGAGGGACTATAAATCCTATAAGTTTGAAATTGAATCGACGTCGAAAAACCTACCAAAGAAAGAGTTAAAGCTGTTAAAGCAGGTAGAACAAACATCAGGCCTGACTCCAAGGTTTAAGATTGTTGTAGCAGCTGCTCAGGCGACCAGCATTGAGTCAGGAGAAAACCCAGATACCTTCAGCCTATATCAGAACTATCCCAACCCCTTTAATCCCTCTACTACTATCGAGTACAGATTAACCAGATCCAGCAACGTTACTTTAAATATTTTCAATGCGATGGGGCAGAAGGTTAAAACGGTAGTCAACGAAGTGAAATCAGCAGGAAGCTACCGTATCAGTTGGGATGCAACAGGTTTCGCTAGCGGCGTTTACTATTATAAGCTGAAAGTATCGGATGGGGTTATGACAAAAAAAATGACGCTGATTAAATAAAGCGGTGTTTTATGCCCATGCCGAATATTAGTCTTTAACCCTTAAGCTTGAGTCTCTCACTTTCAGCCCAACAGGAATCATGCTTACAATGCCATCAGGAGTCTGGGGATTTTTGAAGAGTGACATCATCTGTTCGATAGCGGTTCTTCCCAGCTTGTTATAGTTTGTATCTACTGAAGTTATGTTGGGATGGTGTGATTCGCATTGAGGGAGATTATCATATCCTGCAATGGCCAAATCCTGGGGTATATTTACGCCATGAGCTTTAGCCGTTTCCATGAAACCGACTGCCATTTCATCATTTAGAGCAAAAATAGCTTCAGGTTTTATATCACTTTCTTGATATGCGTGAAATGCCCTGACTCCGGATTCAGCAGAATAATCGCCCGGAAAAGTCCATACTACCGATTTTTCAGCAACGTGATTAACATAATCGGTAAATCCATTCACTCTGAATCTAGCTTCGGTCAGTTTTTTAGGGCCTTCTATAATTCCCATTTTTTCAAACCCCTGTTCATGAAAATGCCGAGCCACAAGAGAAGCACCCTGATAGGAGTCAAAAGTAACAGTATCAACTATAGAGTGATCGATATTCGAGCAAGAAATAATTGAAAAGTCATCAGGACTTGCTTCTAATGCTTTCTGGTAATCACTTTCACTCAATCCGGGTAGAAAAAGAATGGCTCCATGATAGCCTAATACCCTGATATGAGATAAAACGGGCTTCAATTCTTCTATGACCGGGTTTGAGTTGAACATGCTGATGCGGACATTCTTTTCTTCGGCACTATCAATAAATCCCCGGACGAAAGAGCTGTAAAATTCTCCGGGTCTGAATTCAGTGATTAAGGCAAATGTAGCAGCTTGTACTGCAGGCAAAACTTTGCGTTTATTTTGAATCGGATAGCCCAATTCAAGCGCTTTGGATATAATTTTTTTAGAGCTTTTATCGGGAGCACCGCTTTCACCGCGTATCACCCTTGAAACCGTCGATATCGAAAACCCTGTCGCTTCAGAGATATCTTTAAGCGTTACCTTCATTTAGTAAGTGTATTGAGTACAACTATGAAAAATAATTTCAGAAATATAATATATTTTTTCGGCTAAAATCATTTTGAATACTGAAATTTTGATATCGATTTCGGCTAATAAAATGCATACCATTGTTTTATGAAAATCGCTCTCATTCAACAAAAATGTACTCCAAGTAAAACGGAAAACCTGAATAAAGGGCTGACCTCTGCAAGGTTAGCAGCAAAAAAAGGGGCCAATGTAATTTGCTTTGCTGAGCTTGCTTTTGAGCCGTTCTACCCACAACACAAAAACCCTGAGAAGCCTGCTCAGCATGCTGAAGAAATTCCAGGAGAGATAACCACCGCTTTTTCTGAACTGGCAAAAGAGTTAGGAGTGGTTATTGTCCTGAACTTATACGAGAAAGCCGGAAATGCACTTTACGACAGCTCTCCGGTAATTAATGTGGATGGCTCAATAATGGGAGTAACCCGAATGGTCCATATCACTGATTATGCCTGCTTTCATGAGAAAGAATACTATACGCCCGGCAATAATGGAGCACCGGTTTATGAGACTCCATTTGGCAAGATTGGGATAGCAATTTGCTACGATCGGCACTATCCGGAATATATGAGAGCTCTGGCGGTTGCTGGTGCAGAAGTTGTGTTTATCCCGCAAGCCGGGTCGGTGGGTGAATGGCCCGAAGGTCTGTATGAAGCTGAAATAAGAACGGCTTCTTTCCAAAATGGTTATTTCACAGCGTTGTGTAACAGAGTGGGTGAGGAGCCTAAACTGACTTTTGCGGGGGAATCCTTTGTGAGTAATCCGGCCGGAGAGGTGATTGCCAAAGCGGGCTCAGGAACTGAGGAAATTTTATTTTGTGATTTAGATCTTGAAGAAGTCCAAAGCTCCCATGCCCAAACCCTGTTCTTGAGGGATCGCAGGCCCGAACTCTACAAAGATTGGATAAGCTAAAGGGACTCATTGTTTATTATTCATGATTCCATATTGAATATTAACATGTGGTCGTTATCTTCCTCTGAAAACAAGCACGTAATTTCGATATGTCTGAGACTCTGAAAGAAGTTCAGCTTCGCACCAAAGGAATTTTACCGGTCCAAAAACTCAAGCTCCTCTCCGAGCTTGGTATTATCACGTCGCACAAAGACTATCCCATACAGGAAAATCAATTTCAGCCCAACTCTATTGATTTACGGCTTGGCGAGGTTGCTTATCGTGTTCGCTGTAGTTTTTTACCTGAAAATGAAACGGTAGAGGAGAAAGTTGGCAAGCTGAAGATGTATGAGGTACCCATTAAGGATGGAGCCGTTCTTGAGCAAAATTGTGTGTACATAATCCCGCTGCTTGAAGAATTAAATCTACCTGAATCTACCCACACTGTGCAATCGGGTTTGGTAAATGGCAGTAAAAAGGAAAGTGAGATTAGGTTAGGAACCGTTGAAAACCTTTCTGCCAAAGCTAATCCTAAAAGTTCGACCGGACGCCTGGATGTTTTTACAAGAGTGATTACCGATTACTCCCACCGATTTGAAGAAATCACCCCTGGTTACAAAGGAAATTTATATCTGGAGGTGGTTCCCAAGTCTTTTTCCATCAAGGTGAAAACCGGACAGCGGTTAAATCAATTGCGTGTTCGTCATGGCTTTGAAGTTATTCCTGATCAGGACTTATTGCGTGTTCATGGCTCAGATCCTTTGCTATTTGATGAAGATTACAAGCCGGTTTCAATGGAGAAGATCAAAGTGAAGCAAGGACTTTTCATGAGTGTTGACTTGAAAGGTAAAAAGGGAGATGTGATTGGATATAAAGCGAAGAAGCACAACAACTATATCGATCTTGATCATATCGATCATTATGCTGTAGAAGAATTTTGGGAACCAATCTATGCTCAGCAAAATAATCAGCTTATTTTGGAGCCGGAAGCATTCTATATTTTTGCATCAAAAGAACGAATTCGAGTACCGGCTCACCTTGCTTGTGAAATGATGGCCTACGATACGGGCTCCGGAGAGCTTCGCACACACTACGCCGGATTTTTTGACAGTGGGTTTGGCGGGTCAGTAACGGATAAAGGAGCAAGAGCCGTTTTAGAAGTCCGTTCCCACGATGTTCCCTTCATGATTGAAGACGGACAAACGCTCTTCAGCATGCAATTTGAGCCAAATGCCGAGAAACCCGATTTTGTTTATGGGGAAGAAATCGATAGCAATTACCAAGGGCAGGATTTGAAACTCGGAAAGCATTTCAAGCAACCATGAGCTCATTTTTAGTATCTAAATGCATTTGCCACAAAAAAAACTTCAATGAAGTTAAGGAGTATGCAGAAGCTAATGGGTATTCTAAAATTGAAGAATTGCAATCTGATAACTTCTGCAGCAACAGCTGTGGGTTATGTATTCCTTATATAGAACTAATGTTCGAAACCGGTGAGACAGAATTTGAGCCGGGAGCCTACTATAAGAGAACATCAGATATCGATTAATGAATGTTGAATTTCGAATAAATTCTATTTGTGATTAGCACCATAGCGCTTAATTATGGACAATATCTTTTTTGCACATCCTGAAAACATCAAAGGAAATCAGCTGGAGCTGGTTGACCAAGAAGCAGTGCACGCTTCAAAAGTGCTTCGCTTTGAAAGAGGGGATGAATTGTATGCAGCTGATGGAAAAGGAAATATCTACCAAACAGGTATTATTTCCGCTAGCAAAAAATCAGTA comes from Balneola sp. and encodes:
- a CDS encoding carbon-nitrogen hydrolase, giving the protein MKIALIQQKCTPSKTENLNKGLTSARLAAKKGANVICFAELAFEPFYPQHKNPEKPAQHAEEIPGEITTAFSELAKELGVVIVLNLYEKAGNALYDSSPVINVDGSIMGVTRMVHITDYACFHEKEYYTPGNNGAPVYETPFGKIGIAICYDRHYPEYMRALAVAGAEVVFIPQAGSVGEWPEGLYEAEIRTASFQNGYFTALCNRVGEEPKLTFAGESFVSNPAGEVIAKAGSGTEEILFCDLDLEEVQSSHAQTLFLRDRRPELYKDWIS
- a CDS encoding 2'-deoxycytidine 5'-triphosphate deaminase codes for the protein MSETLKEVQLRTKGILPVQKLKLLSELGIITSHKDYPIQENQFQPNSIDLRLGEVAYRVRCSFLPENETVEEKVGKLKMYEVPIKDGAVLEQNCVYIIPLLEELNLPESTHTVQSGLVNGSKKESEIRLGTVENLSAKANPKSSTGRLDVFTRVITDYSHRFEEITPGYKGNLYLEVVPKSFSIKVKTGQRLNQLRVRHGFEVIPDQDLLRVHGSDPLLFDEDYKPVSMEKIKVKQGLFMSVDLKGKKGDVIGYKAKKHNNYIDLDHIDHYAVEEFWEPIYAQQNNQLILEPEAFYIFASKERIRVPAHLACEMMAYDTGSGELRTHYAGFFDSGFGGSVTDKGARAVLEVRSHDVPFMIEDGQTLFSMQFEPNAEKPDFVYGEEIDSNYQGQDLKLGKHFKQP